Proteins from a genomic interval of Geovibrio ferrireducens:
- a CDS encoding ParA family protein yields MKIMAVYSIKGGVGKTAAAVNLAYCAAQSGMRTLLWDFDPQAASTFYFRVKPKLNKSMKKAVQGKSDLEAEIKATDFENLDIIPADFSCRNMDLFLDAADKPKKAVRDMFRSVSGDYDLAIADAPPGITLLSEGIMKAADVLAVPLIPTVLSLRTCGMLLDFLKENKMKDVTTALFFSMADRRKKIHREVMDSTEFEGVKLLENHVPYSAEVEKMGLHRAPVGVFSPKSKAADAYANIWREIVNIL; encoded by the coding sequence ATGAAGATAATGGCGGTTTACAGTATAAAGGGCGGGGTGGGCAAAACTGCGGCGGCGGTGAATCTGGCTTACTGTGCGGCGCAGAGCGGAATGCGGACGCTTCTCTGGGACTTTGACCCGCAGGCGGCCTCCACTTTCTATTTCCGCGTCAAGCCGAAGCTGAACAAAAGCATGAAGAAGGCTGTTCAGGGGAAAAGCGACCTTGAGGCGGAGATAAAAGCCACTGATTTTGAGAATCTTGATATAATTCCTGCTGATTTCTCCTGCCGGAACATGGATCTTTTTCTGGATGCGGCGGATAAGCCGAAAAAAGCCGTCCGTGACATGTTCAGGAGCGTAAGCGGGGACTACGACCTTGCCATAGCTGACGCGCCGCCGGGAATCACCCTTCTCTCGGAAGGTATTATGAAAGCTGCCGATGTGCTGGCGGTTCCCCTCATTCCCACTGTTCTTTCGCTCCGCACCTGCGGAATGCTCCTTGATTTCCTGAAAGAGAACAAAATGAAGGATGTCACAACCGCTCTGTTTTTCTCCATGGCTGACAGACGCAAAAAAATACACCGTGAAGTGATGGACAGCACTGAGTTTGAGGGGGTAAAGCTTCTTGAAAACCATGTGCCTTATTCCGCAGAGGTTGAGAAAATGGGGCTTCACCGCGCCCCGGTAGGCGTGTTCAGTCCGAAAAGCAAAGCGGCTGATGCTTATGCTAATATCTGGCGGGAAATTGTAAATATTTTGTAA
- a CDS encoding Ppx/GppA phosphatase family protein, with translation MLGNGINIAVVDIGSNTVRLQVSQVKDKSYRVLEEYKESVRLGDEVFESGMITEPALARLLQSLKEVRAIIDNWKVHQIRAVATASFRAASNYSEVIQKVMDTCGFGVEIISGEEEARYTFIAASANFEISKYHALVLDIGGGSAEYSIVNRGRLEKAHSVELGCNRLTKMFFKNDPVTNSEYQTLKDFLVKEVRRLKLPKSIDLVICTGGSMGNLSTIHYLTGGQRADRTVKYLERKHLKKLINDIKNKTMSERIQIPGMEEKRADIILAAAMQVDAVLEETDGEGLYTLSGGLRSGLTIDTINKMGLELPFQQNMDNIRHARLIEIGNKFTFEERHARQVTKLCKKMFDGLYAELGLEKSDWPVLEAASLLHDIGNYISYSKHHKHSQYLIMNSDLMGYNHDEINMIGNIARYHRKSPPRSSHRLFNMMGEADRHKTAAMSAVLRAADGLDRSHKSLVRDVEVHVKPKKIEIKLVSEYNLSLEKKKFEMKKDLLEEISGKELAIL, from the coding sequence ATGTTAGGAAACGGAATAAACATAGCCGTGGTGGACATAGGAAGCAACACTGTCCGCCTCCAGGTTTCACAGGTTAAGGATAAGAGCTACAGGGTTCTTGAAGAATACAAGGAATCAGTGCGCCTCGGCGATGAGGTGTTCGAGTCCGGAATGATTACAGAGCCCGCCCTCGCCAGACTTTTGCAGAGCCTGAAAGAGGTGCGCGCAATAATAGACAACTGGAAGGTGCACCAGATCCGGGCTGTGGCAACAGCCTCATTCAGGGCGGCATCAAACTACAGCGAAGTTATTCAGAAGGTGATGGACACCTGCGGCTTCGGCGTTGAGATAATCAGCGGCGAGGAGGAGGCGCGCTATACCTTCATCGCTGCTTCGGCAAATTTTGAGATAAGCAAGTACCACGCCCTTGTGCTGGATATAGGCGGCGGCAGCGCGGAATATTCCATTGTGAACAGAGGAAGGCTTGAAAAAGCGCACAGTGTGGAGCTGGGCTGCAACAGGCTGACCAAAATGTTTTTCAAAAACGACCCTGTGACCAACTCAGAGTACCAGACATTGAAGGATTTCCTTGTGAAAGAGGTTCGCAGGTTAAAGCTGCCCAAATCCATCGATCTGGTTATCTGCACCGGCGGCTCAATGGGCAACCTTTCCACAATCCATTACCTGACAGGCGGCCAGAGGGCTGACAGAACAGTAAAATACCTTGAGCGTAAGCACCTCAAAAAGCTGATAAATGATATAAAAAATAAAACCATGAGTGAGCGCATACAGATTCCCGGCATGGAGGAGAAAAGGGCGGATATTATTCTGGCTGCCGCCATGCAGGTGGATGCCGTACTGGAAGAGACCGACGGCGAAGGGCTCTACACCCTCAGCGGCGGACTGAGAAGCGGACTCACCATAGACACCATAAACAAGATGGGGCTTGAGCTCCCTTTTCAGCAGAATATGGACAATATCCGCCATGCCAGACTCATAGAGATAGGCAACAAGTTCACCTTTGAGGAGCGCCACGCAAGGCAGGTGACAAAGCTCTGTAAAAAGATGTTCGACGGGCTTTACGCTGAGCTCGGTCTTGAAAAAAGCGACTGGCCTGTGCTTGAGGCTGCCTCCCTTCTGCATGACATAGGCAACTATATTTCATACTCCAAGCACCATAAACATTCGCAGTACCTTATAATGAACTCCGACCTCATGGGCTACAACCACGATGAAATAAACATGATAGGCAACATCGCCAGATACCACCGCAAGAGCCCGCCCCGCTCATCCCACAGGCTTTTTAATATGATGGGCGAGGCCGACCGGCACAAAACAGCGGCAATGAGCGCCGTTCTCCGCGCTGCGGACGGGCTGGACAGATCGCACAAGTCTCTGGTGAGGGATGTGGAAGTGCATGTTAAGCCCAAGAAGATAGAGATTAAGCTTGTTTCCGAGTACAACCTTTCCCTTGAAAAGAAAAAGTTCGAGATGAAAAAGGACCTTCTGGAAGAGATAAGCGGTAAGGAGCTGGCTATTCTATGA
- a CDS encoding CHAD domain-containing protein — protein MKNNIFVLKSFSPDELQSFTGWSLGDEAVKSGAEESGFLLDTFDWLLWQAECVLFFSGSFLRLYRNGKTVSAEAVSAPKNYEDIPEGKLRELVRMNTSPRILEIKAQCAIKTDCFGIINEDGKTICRIRLSTVSINDFSCLFAELMPLKGYDREGAMVQAALEDQGGKRTLRSPIVHALRKSGLRPGAYSTSAEADCAPDAPVADVLRDILLKLLNIMEQNEAGAAEGLDSEFLHDFRVALRRSRSAFTMFKGVFPPEEHAYFRTKLSELFSRTNSARDLDVYLRKIQEYRTLLPDDMRDDLMPVEKYLARSRKKEHERIVSLLGSAEYADLKAEWRSFLSHETHTEEGRRSVRDSAAEVIKKAYGRIYKEGRDLHGESPAEEIHRVRIGCKKLRYALEFFRTIFPEKAADGVTKRLKRLQDALGAHQDYEVQREKLMYYTEEAAKRLKKPVSMSLASGYLARYLDELQKAEREKCLELIEDFVSAKTRGLINEMLK, from the coding sequence TTGAAGAATAATATTTTTGTTCTTAAATCCTTTTCACCGGATGAACTGCAAAGCTTTACCGGCTGGAGCCTTGGAGACGAGGCCGTTAAGAGCGGCGCGGAGGAATCCGGCTTTCTGCTGGATACGTTTGACTGGCTGCTCTGGCAGGCGGAATGTGTTCTCTTCTTTTCCGGCTCTTTTTTAAGGCTTTACAGAAACGGAAAAACAGTCAGTGCGGAGGCTGTGTCCGCGCCGAAAAACTATGAAGATATACCCGAAGGCAAGCTCCGTGAACTGGTGCGGATGAACACCAGCCCCCGGATTCTGGAGATAAAAGCGCAGTGTGCGATAAAAACAGACTGCTTCGGCATCATCAATGAGGACGGCAAAACTATCTGCCGTATAAGGCTGAGCACTGTTAGCATCAATGATTTCTCATGCTTATTCGCGGAACTTATGCCGCTGAAAGGCTATGACAGAGAAGGGGCTATGGTTCAGGCCGCCTTGGAGGATCAGGGAGGAAAGAGAACTCTCAGATCCCCCATTGTCCATGCCCTGAGGAAATCAGGCCTCAGACCCGGTGCATACAGCACATCAGCAGAGGCTGACTGCGCACCTGATGCACCCGTTGCGGATGTTCTGAGGGATATTCTCCTGAAACTGCTCAATATTATGGAACAGAACGAAGCAGGGGCGGCTGAGGGGCTCGACTCTGAGTTTCTCCATGATTTCAGGGTGGCACTGAGGCGTTCACGCTCAGCCTTTACAATGTTTAAGGGTGTTTTTCCGCCGGAGGAGCATGCATATTTCCGGACAAAGCTTTCCGAGCTCTTTTCCCGCACAAATTCTGCCCGTGATCTGGATGTTTATCTCAGAAAAATACAGGAATACAGAACCCTTCTGCCGGATGATATGCGTGATGATTTGATGCCGGTGGAGAAGTATCTGGCACGCTCACGGAAAAAAGAGCATGAGCGGATTGTGTCTCTTCTGGGTTCAGCGGAGTATGCTGACCTGAAAGCGGAATGGAGAAGCTTTCTCTCCCATGAAACACACACGGAAGAGGGCAGACGCAGTGTCCGGGATTCCGCTGCGGAAGTGATAAAAAAAGCATACGGCAGAATATATAAGGAAGGGCGGGATCTGCACGGGGAGAGCCCGGCGGAGGAGATTCACAGGGTGCGCATAGGCTGCAAAAAGCTGCGTTATGCTCTTGAATTTTTCAGGACTATTTTCCCGGAGAAGGCTGCGGACGGAGTCACCAAAAGGCTGAAAAGGCTTCAGGATGCTCTGGGCGCTCATCAGGATTATGAGGTTCAGCGTGAAAAGCTGATGTACTATACCGAAGAGGCTGCAAAAAGGCTTAAAAAGCCTGTCAGTATGTCCCTTGCGTCAGGTTATCTTGCGCGTTATCTGGATGAGCTTCAAAAGGCGGAACGGGAAAAATGCCTTGAACTGATTGAGGATTTTGTCTCTGCAAAAACACGCGGACTTATAAATGAAATGCTGAAATAA